The stretch of DNA TCAGGTGCGTAAACGGATGTTCGGCGTAGTAGCTGCTATACAGGGTTTTAGCTTCATCGAGCGTACCGCCATAGGGGGTGTAGACATTTGCCATGATGCCGCGCGTGAAGTCGCCCCGGTACGGAACGAAGTTGATGGCTCCCGTAAAGTCGGGGCCGCCGTGGATTCGGTCGAGTTGGGTCAGACTTTGACGGATTTCGGCGAGGTGCTGATGCGTGAAGGCTTTGTATATCGAGACGTTGTTATTACGCCACGTAAAGCCGGTTGTTGGCACCAACGCCTGCCCTGCTCCGGTACTGCCCGTAATCGCGCTTACATGCACATCGTGGTTGAGCAGACCAGCTTTTGCCAGCGGCAATAGAGCCAATTGAATAGCCGTAGCGAAACAGCCGGGATTTGCTACGCGGGTAGCCTCGGCAATACGGTCGCGGTTCAGTTCGGGCAGACCATACACAAAATCGTCGCTTTCGTCGCGAAAGTCAGCACTGAGGTCAATTACCGTCACGTCGTCCGAAATTTCGTGTTCGGTCATGAATGTTTTCGACGCGCCGTGTCCCGAACAGAGAAAAATAACGTCTAAATCCAGTTCTTCGTCTTCGTCTGCGGGGCCGCTGAACGTCAGATCGGTATCGCCCAGCAGGTCGGTGTGGGTGGTCCAGACGGGTTTGCCGGCCTGACTATTGCTTTGCACAAAGGCGATATTGACGAACGGGTGATTGATGAGAATGCGCAGTAGTTCGCCCCCCGTGTACCCGGCTCCGCCGATGATGCCTACCTGTATTTTATCGTTCATTGTTTTAAAACTAATTTCTGTATCCACTCAAACGCACGGTCGAGCGTGGTGGCATCAAATGTGGTTACGTATTCAGATTGAAAATCGGGCCGGTGAATAGTTAGTTCCCGGCTGGCAGTATGGTTGTGGAGCACGAGCGTAGGCCGGGCCGAAATCGGAAAAAACTGTAACCCCATACCGTTGTAAAAAAAGGCCACCGTAGGGCAGAAAATCGAACATAGATGCACTGGCAGCGAATCGAGCGTAACGGCATACTGCGACGCCCCGGCCAACACCGCCATCTCCTGAATAGTCAGCTTGCCCACCGCCGACACAATCCGACTGGCATCAACGGCGTGATTGCGCCGAAGTGTTTCGTAAATCGTGGCTGTGAAATTGGTTTGGCCGCTCAACACCAGCGTTGCGGTATCATCGGGCAAAACGCGCCGGGCCACATCGAGCCAAAACTCCGTTGGCAGCATTTTTTCGGTGCCGCCCGCTTCGGGGCAGAGTAACACCACCGGTCCGGCTGGTTGCGGCTGACCGAGTTTCTGCCAGATTTGCCCGGCGGTCAGGCCCGGCGTCTCGAAATACGGTTGAATGGTTTCAATGCTGGCCGAAATGCCGAGCGGTTTCCATAATTCATCGAGCAGCGTGAAATGGTGAAACTCGCCGTTGGGCAGAAAAAACTCATCATCCAGCAAGCCACCCCAGCCCCGCGCCCCGAAGCCAATGGCCCGGCGCACCCGGATGAACGGCAATACGAAATGCAGTGGTGAATTAGCAAATCGAATATCGACCGAATAATCATAGGTCTCGGTTTTCAAAGCTGCCACCGCCGACCGAAACGTTTGCCGAAAGCTTTGCCACTTCTTCAGGTTCGACCAGTTTCGGCGGTTTGTGTTGGGGTGGTTCAGGTGCAACACGCGCCGGATGTACGGATTCGACTGCCAGATGGGGTCACACCAATCGCCCGACAGCACGTCGATGACGGCATCGGGGTAGCGTTGGCGCACGACCGGAAAAATATACGACAGAATAAGGGCGTCGCCCAAATGCCCCGACGTCATAAACAGAATTTTCGGGCGCACGGCGTCGGGCGGACCAAAATTCCGGCGTTTGTAGCGGCCCCGTGCGTAGCGATCCACAAACCAGTCCATCAGGGCCAATGGGTAGGCTACGCTGCGGGGGGCGCAATAATCTCGTCCGTAAACAATCACTGGTTGCTAATTTTCTCGTAGATCATAACCTGATTCGACGCTACTTTCGAGAAGCCGCGCACGTCGTCGCCGGTCCAGGCGTTGTTCATCTCGCCGTATGAACCAAACGTAGCCGACATCAGATCATATTCCGACTCGATACCCAGCACCGTAAACCGATGCGGAGCTAATTGCACATGCACCTTGCCCGACACATGACCTTGTGTATCGGCCAGAAACGTTTCGATGTTGCGCATCACGGGGTCCATAAACTGCCCCTCGTGGAGCATGGTGCCGTACCAGTTGGCGAGTTGTTCTTTCCAGTACAGTTGCCACTTGGTCAGTACGTGTTTTTCGAGGGTGTGGTGGGCTTTGATGAGGATGAGCGGGGCCGGAGCCTCGAACCCAACGCGGCCTTTGATACCGATAATGGTGTCGCCCACGTGAATGTCGCGCCCAATGCCAAACGGTCCGGCCAGTTCGGTCAGCCGCCGAATGGCATCAACCGGGTTAGCAAACATCTCTGTATCAATGCCTTTGATTTCGCCGTGTATGAACGTGAGCGTGATGGTTTCCGGCTCTACTTTCGATACCTGCGTGGGCCAGGCCGATTCGGGCAGGTACTGGTCTGAGGTCAGCGTTTCTTTGCCACCCACCGACGTGCCCCACAAACCCTTGTTGATGGAATAGGCTGCTTTGTGCCACTCCTGCTCCACACCCTTGTTTTTAAGGTATTCGATTTCGGCCTCACGCGAAAGCCGCAAATCGCGGATGGGCGTAATGATTTCGGCTTCAGGAGCAATGATCCGAAACGCCATATCGAAGCGTACCTGATCGTTGCCCGCGCCGGTGCTGCCGTGAGCAATGGCTGTTGCACCAATCTGCCGGGCATATTCGGCGGCTGCAATGGCCTGAAAAATGCGTTCGGCACTCACGCAGAGCGGATACGTGTTGTTTTTCAGCACGTTACCAAACACCAGAAACTTCAGGCATTGCTGATAGTAATCGTCGGTTTTAGAAATCGTCGCGTGCGATTTCACACCCAGCGAGTAGGCCCGTTCTTCAATGGCCTGAAGTTCGGCATCCGAAAAACCGCCCGTATCGACCAGCACCGAGTGGACTTCCATCTGCCGATCTTCCGATAAATATTTAACGCAGAACGAGGTATCAAGGCCCCCGCTAAAGGCAAGTACTACTTTTTGTTGAGACATCGGGAACAGGGAACAGTGAGCAGCCAACAACCAACAGCAGTGGCTCAGTTGACGCGTTCAGGATCAATTTGCGGGGGCAAATATCGGGCTTGTTCGCGTAACTTGCGCAGTAAGTTTAAGGATGACTTATTTTTGCCAAGACCATGAACACAAATAAACCAGACCCAGCCATTTCTGATAAAAGGCTTTATGTGGATGAGTTTAGAGAGAAGTTACTGTCCTCATTCGTTATCGTACAAAAACAAAAGGAAGGGAAGATAATAGCGCAAGCTTTGGCAAAAGCGGCTAAATAATAGTCAGATGCATACAGAATAAAAAAAGACAGTTGTTGATTAACAGTGAGGTATCGCGCATGCAAATACGGTCTTGTACATACAGCTTGAATATCATTTATCCAAAATATAGCTCGGAGTCATAAAAAAGCTGTTATACTTAATGCATTAGTTAGTATTATTGTGTGATAGTAACTCATTATTGTTTAGAGTTAAACTTGTGTCCACTATATAGGTCTCAAACAAACTGAAACATGACTAACGCCGAAGTCAGAAATAGAATCTCTAATGCACCTGCCAGTAATTGGTTCCAAGAAATATCTGAAACATTTGACTTTCATTACGTCAATTTCCATCTCGAATTAAAGGGAGTTTCGGCAATTTACGAATATGTAAATCAACAACTATCTGGTTGGGAGAAACTTGGAGATCTACCGGATGAATTGAAAAGTAACACCGAATATTTTAACACTATTAGAAATCAGATCATTTACTTTGTCACCAATTATACTGAAGGCGAGCATAATTTAGCGTATTATTGGCAAAGTCATGTTCAAAGGTATATTAATGGTTCCGGCTACGCCTTACCCTACGACATCCCAGAAGTAGATTTCTTAATAAAGGTTTATAAGAGTACCCCTTCATATTTTAAAGGAGCTTATGGGGCAATTGTGCAAAACAGTGTTAATCATAGTAATAAAGATTCTTTATATGGAGTGCTTCTCGCATATGAGTTTGCTCTAA from Spirosoma montaniterrae encodes:
- the argC gene encoding N-acetyl-gamma-glutamyl-phosphate reductase; translated protein: MNDKIQVGIIGGAGYTGGELLRILINHPFVNIAFVQSNSQAGKPVWTTHTDLLGDTDLTFSGPADEDEELDLDVIFLCSGHGASKTFMTEHEISDDVTVIDLSADFRDESDDFVYGLPELNRDRIAEATRVANPGCFATAIQLALLPLAKAGLLNHDVHVSAITGSTGAGQALVPTTGFTWRNNNVSIYKAFTHQHLAEIRQSLTQLDRIHGGPDFTGAINFVPYRGDFTRGIMANVYTPYGGTLDEAKTLYSSYYAEHPFTHLSDTPIDLKQVVNTNKCLLHLELHNGQLLITSIIDNLTKGASGQAVQNMNLVFGMPENLGLRLKSVAF
- a CDS encoding glycosyltransferase family 9 protein, which codes for MIVYGRDYCAPRSVAYPLALMDWFVDRYARGRYKRRNFGPPDAVRPKILFMTSGHLGDALILSYIFPVVRQRYPDAVIDVLSGDWCDPIWQSNPYIRRVLHLNHPNTNRRNWSNLKKWQSFRQTFRSAVAALKTETYDYSVDIRFANSPLHFVLPFIRVRRAIGFGARGWGGLLDDEFFLPNGEFHHFTLLDELWKPLGISASIETIQPYFETPGLTAGQIWQKLGQPQPAGPVVLLCPEAGGTEKMLPTEFWLDVARRVLPDDTATLVLSGQTNFTATIYETLRRNHAVDASRIVSAVGKLTIQEMAVLAGASQYAVTLDSLPVHLCSIFCPTVAFFYNGMGLQFFPISARPTLVLHNHTASRELTIHRPDFQSEYVTTFDATTLDRAFEWIQKLVLKQ
- a CDS encoding argininosuccinate synthase; the encoded protein is MSQQKVVLAFSGGLDTSFCVKYLSEDRQMEVHSVLVDTGGFSDAELQAIEERAYSLGVKSHATISKTDDYYQQCLKFLVFGNVLKNNTYPLCVSAERIFQAIAAAEYARQIGATAIAHGSTGAGNDQVRFDMAFRIIAPEAEIITPIRDLRLSREAEIEYLKNKGVEQEWHKAAYSINKGLWGTSVGGKETLTSDQYLPESAWPTQVSKVEPETITLTFIHGEIKGIDTEMFANPVDAIRRLTELAGPFGIGRDIHVGDTIIGIKGRVGFEAPAPLILIKAHHTLEKHVLTKWQLYWKEQLANWYGTMLHEGQFMDPVMRNIETFLADTQGHVSGKVHVQLAPHRFTVLGIESEYDLMSATFGSYGEMNNAWTGDDVRGFSKVASNQVMIYEKISNQ